The genomic region AAATCTAATTCTATACAAATTCAAAGAGTATGTTGTACGAATATTTATTGTACTTGTCGTCATCATGCATTGATTCCTTCTGTATTACTTCCTTGTTGTCAATTACTATCAAAAGACATATTTGTGATTCTTCATGCTTATCATACACATAGTACTTATGATTCTATTCTTTCTACCAATCCATTACTGGACTTACGTTGGATTCAACATATTATTCATCGCTTTATTAACTACTGTTCTATAGAAAGTATCTCGATACTTTCTAATAATACATTTCTTGAAAACTACTTTTATCATTATAATAGAGGATTTATGATAAGTCCTCATTATTCCTATTGTTTTTATGCTATACCAACATAGGATTCCTATTCATCTTCTTCTTTTTTTATTATTCTAAAGATAGATAAAAAAAAGAAGGAGTTGATAATGATGAAATTATCGAATAAAGCAGCTATAAGCTATGATTTATCTTGGGGTGGTGATAGATTATGAATGATGATACTCTCACTATGTCCATTTGCCGTGATGACATCTTACAGTTATTTAATTTAGAAGCAAAACGTATTGATACCTTTGAAATACGTCCTACTTTGTTTAATGAATTAGAAATTCATGTAAAACTAAGCCGATGTTATCAAACATGTCCATGTTGTCATAATAAGACCAATACTGTAAAAGACTATGTTCCTAAAAAGATTACACATTCCTTACTTCATTCTAAACCAACTTATATCTTCTATAACGCTAGAAGATATCGTTGTAAAATATGTGGAAAATCATTCTATGAAGAAAATCCATTCACTCATGAAAAAGCAAGAATTTCTGCCTTGACCGTATATAATGTCATTGAGGAATTCAAAAGTCCTAGAGCTACTTTTAGTGATGTTGCTGCACGTTATCATATTTCTACTACCTCCGTAATCAATCTGTTTGATCAACATGTTTCTGTATCTAGAAAAACTCTTCCTAGATACTTGTGCCTGGACGAAAATTATGCGTTCAAATATGACAAGAGTAACTACTGTTTTGTCCTCGTTGATTTACTAACCAAGGATGTTGTTGATATATTACCTTCACGTAAAAAGTTAGATCTATTACGTTACTTTGAAGCTATCCCTTTAGAGGAAAGAGAAGGTGTTGAACTCGTTGTTTCTGACTGTTGGAAAACATATCGTGATGTAGCTAAAAAGATGTTACCCAATAGTAAGTTTGTAGTAGATAAGTATCATATTCTAGCTGATCTTACAAAACGTGTAGACCGTATACGTATTGATGTCATGAATGAAAACTATGTAAAGATTAGTGCAAAAGAATTAGATGCACTACCTCCTGATAAGAAAGCAGAAATCATTCAAAAGAAACATACATACTATGTATTAAAGAAATTCAATTGGTTAATCCATACCAATCATAAGAAAAAGAAAAAAAGAGAAAATGGAAAGATAATTGAATACTATGCTTTAGACCCTAATAATGAAAAGAAATATAACTATGCATTAAGTAAGTTCCTTAACTTTTATGATTTATATGACCTTGTCTATCATTGTGATCCTAGATTAACAGAAGCAGTAGAACTAAAGGAATCTCTGGTTCGATTTTATAAGCAATCAACCTATAAGAATGCAAAACATAATCTAGATGAAGTGATTAAAGAATTTGAAGAAAGTACCCTCCCGGACATGAGAAAATATGCTTCTACATTAAAAGAATGGAAGAAAGGAATCATCCATTCATTTATACCTATAGATTCCCCTGTTCCTAGAACTGCAACCAATGCGATTATAGAAAATAGAAATAAACTAATCAAAGATATTAAACGTGGTGGTAACGGATTCCGTTGTTGGCCAAGATTCCGTAATCGTATACTCTTTGCCCTAAATAGCGAAAGCACCATGCATCTCAATCCAATAAAAAAAGAGAAACAACAAGATACCTAGTATCATTGTCATTTCCCTAAAACATAAGTTTTAAAACACTCTTCTTAGTCCTATAAACTTTGGGGTTTTGATAAAACCCCAAGTTATCTTATAGCCAAATAAGTACTATACCCCAGAACTATTTATAGTGCCCTTTTTATTTACTATTGTTATTCGAATTTGGAAAAAGACACTTGTTTCTTAACGATTTTTGTTTAAGTTTCTTATCCTGCATGATTACTATTATCTTTATTCTATATGATATTCTGACTTACTGATGTAATGTTGCCATATTGTTGCCAAGCATAATTACTACTTTCTATAATTAATATAAATAATTGGTTTTAATCCAGCCAACCTAACTTCTTTTTTCCAACCATCAATTTTATTTTTTAATAAAAGCATATCAAGTTCATTGATATTTGGAACTCCATCTTCAAGTATAGGTAATTCACCTCTATCTAATATAATCCATATACAAACTGTGTCTATTTCAGGCATATGTGTAAGTGTTTTATGTTGATACATCTTTAAAGAAGATAATGATTGATCCACAACATAACACAAATGAGCCGATGCCTTTCCTATTTTAACTGCAAACATCGTTTTGTCTTTATACAAATCCATAAGTTCTATACTAGATGTTCCATATCGTTGCTCAATTCTATCATAATTCTTGAACCCATTGTCACGTTCTCGTATTAAATTGAATGTTCGCTCAGCATAAAATTTACGCATCAGCTTTTGTTTTGCTTTGCTTTTAGACAAACCAATATAATCAGCAGAATCTTTATACTCTAAATATCTTGAATTAATATAATCATCATGTATGGAAGATGAAAAATCAAACTCTGGATTATAAATTACATCAATCTCAGCTAATGATGATTTAAGATATTCTAAGTAATCATCATTGAAATGATACCATTTACCCCTCGATAAAACACAACGCTCATCCTCGTCCATATAATCAATTATGTTAATTAGCTTATCTGTTTTTACAGAGTTGCTCATATAATAACTAATAATATTAACTTTTTCAAAAGCACTTGCTAGGTCCAACTCACAATTTTGAGCAAATTTTTTGAAGTCATCAAAAGTAATATTGTCTACACTCATCTCGTTTTGACCTCGCTTTAGAGTAAATTTGTAATCTGTATTATTAAATATCTCCGTTGTTCCGATTATATCAAATTCTGAAAAAGCTACATTTAACTCGTCTTCAGTTGCGCATTTAATTAATTTAGAATATAACAAATCTATATATTCTTTATCTGTCACTTTGCAAAAAACTGGTATTTTATAAATATCAGCTTTGTTTATAATAATATTTTCAACAAATGATATGGTATCAACTATATTATCTAATTTATCTTCTTTCAGATTAAATTTAATAGAATGTCCAAGTTCTATATTAGGATCAAACAAAGCAAATTTTTTAGGAATATCTAATTTACCTTTTATTTTAGAAAACGCTTCTCCACTATTAAATTCTAATTCTGAATAATCAATATATGTGTTTACTGTTTTATTTCTCTTAGATGTAGGCGCTATTAGCGTGTTGTTTTAATTTCTTTAAACTTATGTTTTCTAGCAAAACCAAAAGCAAAATCTGTATCACAGTATTTGTCTACTGTAAAAAATGAAAATCCAAATGTACAGGCATATATGACATCTTTACTTTGTAACACTAGTACACTTTTAGGATTAGAACGATTAGTGTAATCTTCTTCACCAAAAGCATTTAACAACCATTGCCATTCCACTAAATTGTCTTTTTGTTCAAAACTAATATATAACGAAAGAATATATGTTACACTTCCTGTCCCTATATTTCTTGAAATCGTCAGTTCATCTGATGGTGCATATTTGCTTTCCAATTCTTCTAAAAAGTCTTCCATTTTCAATTTATCAATTTTATATAAATTAAGTTGTCCCATATAACCTCCTGTAAAATTTATTAAACTTTAAAGATCACCCCTGTCACGTTATCTGACTTAGAGCTATTTCTCTTCCACAAAACAAAACACAAACAGTTTTGTTTGTGTTTTACGCCTTAGTGTAACTGTCACATACTAATTTAAGCTGCTACATTCGCATTAATACTATTAATTACATTCCTTATTCCCATCCAAATTTGCTGATCAGTAAAAACTTCAACAATACTTCCACGATCTGTAAATGGAGATTCTTGTAGTACTGATAAGTCCTTCAACATACCATTATGAACGATATATTCTATGATTTGATTCACAAAATAGATTTGTCTAGCATCAAGATTTGTATTGTCCAAAAAATCCCCAAAAGCTTCTTTTGCACTATTCATGTCTAATCCCACTATTTCACGAACAAATTCCCCTAGTGGCTTTTCTCCATATTCAGCTATGTAATCATCTTTTGATCCAACTTCATTCCAAAGTATTGTTTCTAGTTCGTTAACATCCTTTTTTGTAAGAGATTGATTTGTTTTCAATTTAGCTATTGCATCATTTGTCTCGTTATTTCTAATGTAATATTCAGCTTTTGCACGATAGTTTTGCATTTCACCATATTCTATCTCTGATTCTCTAACTACCATTGTTAATATATCATCTGTAAAATTAGTTTGATATTTAATTGACGTTTTAGGAATGTATTTCATAAGGTAACGTAGATTCTCACGTATATGCTCAAATTCATTTATCCCTGCATCTTCAATATAGTCTGTATTGAGAATCTTATCAATTAATTCTGATTGTGCTTTTATTTCTGGTATATTTGCAACACTTGCAACAGATTTCACTTTCTTATACAAATCACTTCGAGCCTTCCCGTGTGTTTTTCCTACTAGATAGGCTAATTCTAATCCATATACTAATGCATCAAATCGCAGTGCAGATGCCTCATCTATATCTGGAATAATTAATGGTGCTATATGTTCTTTAATAAGTAGTGTATCTTCATAAGTTAAAGCATTATACATATTTTCTAAACTATATTTTTTAACATATCGTAAATGTTGTTTTACAATAAAATTGGTAACATCAAGTTCTTTTACTTTATTTAAAATTTCATCTACTAATGATTTTCTAAATGCAGAAAGTTCTTCTGTTTGATATGCGATATCTTGTAATTTAAAAGCAATCTGAGTTTTTAAATCTAGTATTGCTCCCTGCAGTGCCAACATATTTGCGGTAGCTCTACCTTTATTCATTCTAAAAAATTCAAAATTTCCACAAAAATCAAAGATATAAAATTTCTCTTTATCCTCTCCATCTAATAGTGTTGGACAAAGTCTAGTCCCCCTACCAATCATCTGCCAAAATTTTGCCTTACTCATTACTTTCTTGAAAAACACTAGGTTCAATACTTCAGGAATATCAATCCCAGTATCAAGCATATCAACAGATATTGCTATTTGTGGTAACTTATTTGGTTCTGAGAATTCATCAATAGCAGACTGTGCGTAGGTCATGTAATTATCAATTACTTTCGCATAGCCGTTTAAATATGGATATTCTTTATTAAATACCTCATATATCTTTTCTGCATGATCATGATTTTTAGCAAAAATTATACTTTTACCAATTTTCTTTCCATATTCTATGTGTATGCCCTCACTCATTAATACATGGAGCACTTTTTTTATAGTATCTTCATTAAAAATCCACTTATTTAATGCTGAAGAATTTATTTTTTCAGGAATATTTCCTTGTTCATCTTCAAAAGTGTTTTCATATTCTTCTTTTTCTTCTTCTGTTAAGTCATCATAATTTATACCTTGTTCTAAAAATTTCAAGGTCGTCTCTACGGATAAAAAATCCACTAAGTATCCATCTTTAACAGCTTGTGCTAGTTCATATCCGTAAGTAGGATTCCCATTTTCAAGTTCAAATATTTCATATGTGTTTTTATCTATTTCATCCTTTGGTGTAGCGGTTAATCCTACTAAAGGTGCATCAAAATAGGTAAAAATATCTTTATACTTGTTGTAAATAGACCTATGAGCCTCATCACAGATAATCAAATCAAAATGTCCACTTGTAAATAGTTTTCCTTCTTCATCAAATGTATTATCTATCACGTTTATCATAGTTTGATATGTAGAGAAAATGCAATTTGCATTGTAACCTCCCTTATCTTCGCATAAATTAGAAATAGATAAATTCGGTAATAGATTCACAAAACTTCTTTTTGCTTGTGTAACAAGAGAATTTCTATCTGCCAAGAAAAGAATATTCTTCACCCATCCATAATTCAGTAGAACATCAGACAAAGCAATGACTGTCCTTGTTTTCCCACTCCCTGTTGCCATGACAAGTAGTGATTTTCTTTTGTTTTTTTCATCGAAATGATGACAAACAGCCTTAATAGCACCAACTTGGTAGTATCTTCCTGCAATATTTCTATTTACATCAATATAATAAAGTGGGCTCTTCATCCTTCTAAGATTAAATAATTTTTCTAAATCTCTCTTAGAATAAATATTTGCACAGTTTCTTTCTGGATACTGACCATCTATAATCTTTGTGTCAAATCCATTCGTTAAAAATATTACTGGTCTTCTACCATATTCTTTTTCTATGCAGTCAGCGTATAGTTTTGCTTGTTGTCTCCCTTTTACAACATCAACACATGTACGTTTAGCTTCTATTACTGCAAGAGGAATCTGCTTATCATCATAAAGTACGTAATCACAAAATCCCTCTTCTTTTTTATTAGGCATACCTTCTACACGAACTTCGTTTAACCAGTTTTTACCTTCTACCCAGTTTGCATCACGAAGTGTGCTATCTATATAGATCTTTCGTGTTTGGTATTCAGATAAATCAAGAGGTTTTGGAATATATGATTTGCTTTGTTCTTCTCGTCTTTGCGTTAGTTCTTCTTTTAATTTCTTGTTTTCTTCAATTAAACTTTCAAAATCGATAT from Tannockella kyphosi harbors:
- a CDS encoding DUF6431 domain-containing protein, whose amino-acid sequence is MIHVNSKNFNTTTTNIQQYFIDFYQSIPLEELTCPNCGARLIRYGTYSRTLKTNGKSNSIQIQRVCCTNIYCTCRHHALIPSVLLPCCQLLSKDIFVILHAYHTHSTYDSILSTNPLLDLRWIQHIIHRFINYCSIESISILSNNTFLENYFYHYNRGFMISPHYSYCFYAIPT
- a CDS encoding ISL3 family transposase, which translates into the protein MNDDTLTMSICRDDILQLFNLEAKRIDTFEIRPTLFNELEIHVKLSRCYQTCPCCHNKTNTVKDYVPKKITHSLLHSKPTYIFYNARRYRCKICGKSFYEENPFTHEKARISALTVYNVIEEFKSPRATFSDVAARYHISTTSVINLFDQHVSVSRKTLPRYLCLDENYAFKYDKSNYCFVLVDLLTKDVVDILPSRKKLDLLRYFEAIPLEEREGVELVVSDCWKTYRDVAKKMLPNSKFVVDKYHILADLTKRVDRIRIDVMNENYVKISAKELDALPPDKKAEIIQKKHTYYVLKKFNWLIHTNHKKKKKRENGKIIEYYALDPNNEKKYNYALSKFLNFYDLYDLVYHCDPRLTEAVELKESLVRFYKQSTYKNAKHNLDEVIKEFEESTLPDMRKYASTLKEWKKGIIHSFIPIDSPVPRTATNAIIENRNKLIKDIKRGGNGFRCWPRFRNRILFALNSESTMHLNPIKKEKQQDT
- a CDS encoding DUF6119 family protein gives rise to the protein MAPTSKRNKTVNTYIDYSELEFNSGEAFSKIKGKLDIPKKFALFDPNIELGHSIKFNLKEDKLDNIVDTISFVENIIINKADIYKIPVFCKVTDKEYIDLLYSKLIKCATEDELNVAFSEFDIIGTTEIFNNTDYKFTLKRGQNEMSVDNITFDDFKKFAQNCELDLASAFEKVNIISYYMSNSVKTDKLINIIDYMDEDERCVLSRGKWYHFNDDYLEYLKSSLAEIDVIYNPEFDFSSSIHDDYINSRYLEYKDSADYIGLSKSKAKQKLMRKFYAERTFNLIRERDNGFKNYDRIEQRYGTSSIELMDLYKDKTMFAVKIGKASAHLCYVVDQSLSSLKMYQHKTLTHMPEIDTVCIWIILDRGELPILEDGVPNINELDMLLLKNKIDGWKKEVRLAGLKPIIYINYRK
- a CDS encoding DEAD/DEAH box helicase family protein — translated: MTNFDFLLKEEQFNTFSSVAVNAEKFINIDIESSAINCRKAMEFAIKWMYSVDSSLVMPHDNNLISLMSNEDFREIVDNELLTRMHLVRKIGNNAVHTTKKVKKEEVMLCLENLFLFLDFVAYCYGTGYVENSYDTSLLEKEIVVPIKEACHDIDFESLIEENKKLKEELTQRREEQSKSYIPKPLDLSEYQTRKIYIDSTLRDANWVEGKNWLNEVRVEGMPNKKEEGFCDYVLYDDKQIPLAVIEAKRTCVDVVKGRQQAKLYADCIEKEYGRRPVIFLTNGFDTKIIDGQYPERNCANIYSKRDLEKLFNLRRMKSPLYYIDVNRNIAGRYYQVGAIKAVCHHFDEKNKRKSLLVMATGSGKTRTVIALSDVLLNYGWVKNILFLADRNSLVTQAKRSFVNLLPNLSISNLCEDKGGYNANCIFSTYQTMINVIDNTFDEEGKLFTSGHFDLIICDEAHRSIYNKYKDIFTYFDAPLVGLTATPKDEIDKNTYEIFELENGNPTYGYELAQAVKDGYLVDFLSVETTLKFLEQGINYDDLTEEEKEEYENTFEDEQGNIPEKINSSALNKWIFNEDTIKKVLHVLMSEGIHIEYGKKIGKSIIFAKNHDHAEKIYEVFNKEYPYLNGYAKVIDNYMTYAQSAIDEFSEPNKLPQIAISVDMLDTGIDIPEVLNLVFFKKVMSKAKFWQMIGRGTRLCPTLLDGEDKEKFYIFDFCGNFEFFRMNKGRATANMLALQGAILDLKTQIAFKLQDIAYQTEELSAFRKSLVDEILNKVKELDVTNFIVKQHLRYVKKYSLENMYNALTYEDTLLIKEHIAPLIIPDIDEASALRFDALVYGLELAYLVGKTHGKARSDLYKKVKSVASVANIPEIKAQSELIDKILNTDYIEDAGINEFEHIRENLRYLMKYIPKTSIKYQTNFTDDILTMVVRESEIEYGEMQNYRAKAEYYIRNNETNDAIAKLKTNQSLTKKDVNELETILWNEVGSKDDYIAEYGEKPLGEFVREIVGLDMNSAKEAFGDFLDNTNLDARQIYFVNQIIEYIVHNGMLKDLSVLQESPFTDRGSIVEVFTDQQIWMGIRNVINSINANVAA